Proteins encoded in a region of the Nicotiana tomentosiformis chromosome 9, ASM39032v3, whole genome shotgun sequence genome:
- the LOC138898924 gene encoding uncharacterized protein, whose translation MITAPATPPEVRPPRGRGHVGRGHLRGGGQSGGGQSSVAPARFYVFPAKQDIMASDAVITCIISVYGRDALVLFDPGSTYSYVSSLFAHFLGIPRESLGTPVYVSPPVGNSIVVDRIYLSCIVTFCGYETREDLLLLDMTDFEVILGMDWLSPYHAILDFHTKTITLVMPEFSRLEWKGSSGSTSSWVISFLKAQHIGEEGLFGLSSLCSGYYHRDSDD comes from the coding sequence atgattacagcaccagctactcCACCAGAAGTTCGGCCGCCCAGAGGCAGAGGTcatgtgggtaggggccatcttagaggtggaggccagtcaggtggaggccagtcaagtgtcgctccagctaggttctatgttTTTCCGGCCAAACAAGATATAatggcctcagatgctgtgatcacatgtattatttctgtctatggTAGGGATGCATTAGTACTATTTgacccaggatctacatattcatatgtttcatctctgtttgctcatttcctgggtattcctcgtgagtccttgggtactcctgtttatgtgtccccTCCCGTGGGCAATTCTATTGTAGTGGATCGGATCTACCtgtcctgcattgttacattctgtggttatgagactagagaggatcttctgttgctcgatatgaccgactttgaggtcatcctgggcatggactggttatctccatatcacgcaATCCTTGATTTCCATACTAAGACTATTACCTTGGTGATGCCAGAGTTttctagattggagtggaagggttcatctggcAGTACATCTAGTTGGGTtatttcttttctgaaggctcaacacataggcgaagaagggttgtttggtttatctagcctatgttcgggatactaccatagagactccgacgattga